Part of the Streptomyces showdoensis genome is shown below.
CCTCGGCGAGGGCATGGGGTTCCGGATCGTCACCGGGCGCGGCACGCTCGTGATGCCGGGCGTCCAGGCGGTGCGGAAGCTCTCGCTCGACCTCAACGAGACGCAGCTCTCGGTGGAGTGCGTCACCCACCAGGGCATCCCGCTGAAGGTGCGGGGCGTGGTGATCTTCAAGGTGGGCGACGACTTCGTGTCGATCGCCAACGCCGCCCGGCGCTTCCTCGACCAGCAGAAGCTGATGTCGGAGCGGGTGCACATCGTCTTCGCCGGTCATCTCCGCGCCATCGTCGGCGGGTTGACGGTGGAGGACATGATCCGTGACCGGGAGAAGCTGACCGGACAGGCGCGTTCGGCCTGTGGCACGGAGATGGAGAAGCTGGGTCTGATCGTGGACTCGCTGCAGATCCACGAGATCGAGGACCCGACCGGCTACATCAAGAACCTGGCGGCGCCGCACGCGGCGGCCGTCCAGCGGGACGCGCGCATCGCCCAGGCGGAGGCCAACCGGCGGGCGACCGAGGCGGAGCAGCAGGCCGCGGCGCGCATGTCGGAGGCGACCAGGGACAGCGAGATCCTCCAGGCGGGCTACCAGGCCGAGCGGGACCAGGCGTCCGCGAAGGCCCGGCAGGCCGGTCCGCTGGCGGACGCGGCGGCGCGCCAGGAGGTCGTGGTCCAGGAGACCCGGGTCGCCGAGCTGGAGTCGCACCGGACGGAGCAGCAGCTGCAGACGGACGTGCGCAAGCCGGCCGACGCCCTGGCCTACGAGAAGCGGACGCTGGCCGCGGCCGAGCGTGACGCGCGCATCTCGGCGGCGGAGGCGGACGCGAAGGAGACCGAACTGGCGAGCGCGGCGGCGGCGACGGCCACCCGGGTGACGGGTGAGGCGGAGGCCGCGGCGGCGCACGCCAAGGGTCTGGCGGTGGCCGAGGCGACGCGGGCGAAGGGCCTCGCGGAGGCCGAGGCGATCAAGGCGCGGGCGGCGGCGCTCGCCGAGAACCAGGAGGCGGTGGTCGCACAGCAACTGGCCGAGCGGTGGCCGGAGATCGTGGAAGCGGGCGCGTCGGCCTTCGGCAACGTGGACCAGATGGTGCTGCTGAACGGCGCGGACGGCATGGCGGACA
Proteins encoded:
- a CDS encoding flotillin family protein — translated: MSLGIVAGAVVGALAVLIALFKMMWRVAEPNEALIISGSNHKMEGLGEGMGFRIVTGRGTLVMPGVQAVRKLSLDLNETQLSVECVTHQGIPLKVRGVVIFKVGDDFVSIANAARRFLDQQKLMSERVHIVFAGHLRAIVGGLTVEDMIRDREKLTGQARSACGTEMEKLGLIVDSLQIHEIEDPTGYIKNLAAPHAAAVQRDARIAQAEANRRATEAEQQAAARMSEATRDSEILQAGYQAERDQASAKARQAGPLADAAARQEVVVQETRVAELESHRTEQQLQTDVRKPADALAYEKRTLAAAERDARISAAEADAKETELASAAAATATRVTGEAEAAAAHAKGLAVAEATRAKGLAEAEAIKARAAALAENQEAVVAQQLAERWPEIVEAGASAFGNVDQMVLLNGADGMADMFAKALTMGGTGLGLARRLLANMGPDADGGGVAAAPVGAAGPVPAVAAPRSEEIPVGDAQ